A genomic window from Scatophagus argus isolate fScaArg1 chromosome 17, fScaArg1.pri, whole genome shotgun sequence includes:
- the edn2 gene encoding endothelin-2 — MIMASIMCKTLTLFIIFMALQEGCGLPLSDRGELPTQPHPQPHHVRTKRCSCNNWDDKECIYFCHLDIIWVNTPSKLLPYGLGSPLSRRRRRSADRCECLNPADKTCSVFCHNSSENPRTNVMAPLTESANTNNNKLLASFRSIVKSNVVIAKEILSSNKNPGGVNRLGSKTRR, encoded by the exons ATGATAATGGCATCCATCATGTGCAAGACGCTGACTTTATTCATCATCTTCATGGCTCTGCAAGAGG GTTGTGGACTCCCCTTATCAGACCGGGGAGAGCTGCCAACTCAGCCTCATCCACAACCGCACCATGTCAGAACCAAACGCTGCTCCTGTAACAACTGGGATGATAAAGAATGCATCTACTTCTGCCATCTTGATATTATCTGGGTCAACACGCCAAG TAAACTCCTTCCGTATGGCCTTGGAAGTCCCCTGTCCCGTCGTCGCCGCCGCTCAGCTGACCGTTGCGAATGCCTTAATCCAGCCGATAAAACCTGCTCTGTCTTCTGCCATAACAG TTCAGAGAATCCAAGGACTAATGTCATGGCCCCATTGACTgaatctgcaaacacaaacaacaacaaattgcTGGCATCTTTCAG ATCTATTGTCAAGTCCAATGTGGTGATTGCAAAAGAGATTTTGTCATCAAATAAGAACCCAGGTGGAGTCAACAGGCTGGGGAGCAAAACAAGAAGGTAG